One window of Sardina pilchardus chromosome 2, fSarPil1.1, whole genome shotgun sequence genomic DNA carries:
- the LOC134068820 gene encoding collagen alpha-5(IV) chain-like yields the protein MKGERGEPGRIHYGKEGCPGSPGPPGPPGDPGPPGPLDPDPNCARVGIPGFPGHKGLPGLPGPDGRSGSQGDKGEPCDRCRDPCRRCDNVEPPGPPGPVGPPGLPGPDGVPGSPGAKGDYGYRGPPGPPGLPGSHGPPGRPGSPGLKGDGGGYDFVGVKGDKGSPGFPGLPGRNGLSGALGRPGRKGPPGPKGDSALSCVNLRGDRGPRGFPGQAGPPGPAGPAGLLGYGAPGYTGPKGNAGVQGLRGPPGSPGQKGDSSTRFPVVGDRGPPGRPGSPGSSGPPGYQGPGGPAGRPGLPGVKGEPGSVQSVYPGLPGPKGNKGQPGLTGPSGIGPPGRSGAPGRPGAEGEKGDAGYGGPGPAGPPGPTGAAGDPGPHGDGGPPGSPGSQGIPGFPGETGPKGDNGVRGAPGAEGSPGACSGRGPPGLPGPPGHPGPPGHPGSPGEKGSWGAIGRPGFGLPGVPGPPGVPGIPSSGSPGPDGSKGRPGREGIPGAKGLTGDPGPPGIGFPGQDGIPGPPGPPGPRGSPGTPGSKGYRVDGPKGDQGPPGPPGLPPPPDLQAPKGEPGPPGPPGSPGCKGGPGHPGGPGNDGRGGRPGPPGPPGPPGDPGSGPCGLEPGPQGPKGEPGFSGFPGMTGMKGIPGSPGPPGPRGTAGYLGRKGEPGEARGTYGPPGPYGQKGEPGSGCTGAGMKGAKGDKGPPGPRGTPGGKGYPGEPGLPGLSGPPGKPGSSGRPGRPGNSGPAGLVGVAGPPGFGGPKGMRGNPGRDGIPGRTGLKGEPGRGSDIPGVRGPQGSRGPKGDQGPYGYSQSGPPGPIGDTGLPGLQGPPGPPGSPGGKGDGGCCRDGEKGNPGYPGPHGSQGYPGPKGAAGPPGAGSKGQKGDAGYPGPAGPKGALGSFGAHGPPGPGGPQGPAGPRGDPGWPGSPGQPGPPGSSTGVPGVRGPPGSQGPPGPPGLQPPPVQAPYTLRSGDPGPPGNPGAPGPPGYGGPPGRPGRTGPAGPRGLPGYVRPGPPGFPGKRGDKGPPGSTGPIGYSGPPGQKGLRGPPGSGYSAAPNVFFLARHSQSARVPDCPYGTTLLRSGYSLLFVLAGKRGHGQDLGAMGSCLPRFSPIPFLFCEPDSTCHYADRSYSSYWLSTDKAMPRSMDAVSGAILSEYISRCAVCETTSNVIAVHSQSPDVPVCPLGWRSLWNGYSFVMQTGDRAEGSGQALISPGSCLEHFRQVPFIECHEKGTCNYFQDAYSYWLATLDPRRMFNKPVARTVKGQWLRSVISRCNVCMKLK from the exons atgaagggagagaggggtgaaccTGGACGCATCCACTATGGAAAAGAGGGTTGTCCCGGCTCTCCAGGACCTCCGGGCCCTCCTGGTGACCCCGGCCCTCCAGGGCCACTTGATCCAG ATCCTAATTGTGCTCGTGTGGGTATCCCTGGCTTTCCTGGACATAAAGGCTTACCTGGTCTTCCTGGACCTGATGGGCGATCAGGTTCACAAG GTGATAAGGGTGAACCTTGCGACAGGTGTCGAGATCCTTGTAGAAGGTGCGACAATGTTGAACCACCAGGACCACCAGGACCTGTAGGTCCTCCTGGACTGCCTGGTCCCGATG GTGTGCCAGGGTCACCTGGAGCCAAAGGAGACTATGGTTATAGAGGCCCTCCTGGTCCCCCTGGCTTACCG GGTTCACATGGTCCCCCAGGCAGACCAGGATCCCCTGGGCTCAAAGGCGATGGGGGAGGCTATGACTTTGTAGGTGTAAAAGGGGACAAAGGCTCCCCTGGCTTTCCAGGCCTCCCCGGGAGAAATGGGTTGTCTGGTGCCCTAGGACGTCCAGGTCGCAAAGGTCCACCAGGCCCAAAGGGTGACTCTGCACTC TCTTGTGTGAATTTGAGAGGGGATCGAGGCCCGCGTGGGTTCCCGGGCCAAGCAGGACCTCCGGGGCCGGCTGGACCTGCAGGCCTGCTGGGGTACGGAGCACCTGGCTACACTGGGCCAAAGGGCAACGCCGGTGTGCAGGGTTTAAGAGGACCTCCAGGCAGCCCAG GTCAGAAGGGGGACTCCAGCACACGGTTCCCTGTGGTAGGAGACCGCGGACCGCCAGGAAGACCGGGCTCTCCAGGCTCCTCAGGGCCCCCAG GTTACCAAGGCCCAGGCGGCCCAGCAGGACGACCTGGTCTTCCTGGGGTGAAGGGAGAGCCTGGCTCCGTTCAGTCTGTATACCCAGGATTACCTGGACCCAAGGGCAACAAGGGCCAGCCGGGGCTGACTGGTCCCAGCGGGATTGGACCCCCCGGCCGATCAGGAGCTCCTGGGCGTCCTGgagcagaaggagagaag GGTGATGCAGGATATGGGGGTCCAGGACCAGCTGGGCCTCCAGGCCCCACGGGGGCAGCAGGGGACCCAGGGCCACATGGAGACGGTGGGCCACCAGGCAGTCCAGGAAGTCAGGGCATCCCAGGCTTCCCTGGAGAAACTGGACCCAAAG GGGATAATGGTGTGAGGGGTGCCCCAGGTGCGGAGGGCTCCCCTGGGGCCTGCTCTGGACGTGGACCACCGGGGCTACCTGGCCCACCTGGACATCCTGGGCCCCCCGGCCACCCAG GGTCCCCTGGTGAGAAGGGGTCTTGGGGAGCCATAGGTCGTCCTGGGTTTGGTCTGCCAGGCGTCCCTGGACCCCCTGGTGTACCGGGCATCCCTTCATCAGGATCGCCAGGCCCCGACGGATCAAAAGGACgtccagggagagaggggattcCTGGTGCCAAAG GGCTGACTGGAGATCCGGGTCCACCAGGGATAGGATTTCCGGGGCAGGATGGTATTCCAGGCCCACCAGGACCGCCGGGTCCTAGAG GTTCTCCAGGGACACCTGGTTCTAAAGGTTACAGGGTTGATGGCCCAAAAGGAGATCAGGGTCCCCCGGGCCCCCCAGGCCTCCCACCGCCGCCTGATCTTCAAGCTCCGAAAGGAGAGCCTGGCCCACCAG GTCCGCCTGGCTCACCAGGTTGCAAAGGCGGCCCTGGACACCCTGGAGGACCTGGCAATGATGGACGAGGTGGACGCCCAGGGCCCCCAGGGCCTCCAG GGCCTCCTGGTGATCCTGGCAGCGGTCCATGTGGGTTAGAACCTGGACCACAAGGGCCTAAAGGAGAACCAGGATTCAGCGGATTCCCTG GTATGACAGGCATGAAGGGGATCCCCGGCTCACCTGGCCCACCTGGTCCCCGTGGTACTGCAGGTTATCTTGGACGGAAGGGGGAGCCGGGAGAGGCCAGAGGAACGTATGGCCCACCTGGACCATACGGACAAAAG GGGGAGCCTGGATCTGGCTGCACGGGTGCAGGCATGAAAGGAGCTAAAGGAGACAAGGGGCCTCCTGGACCACGTGGAACACCTGGGGGCAAAGGATATCCTGGAGAGCCTGGGTTACCAG GACTCTCTGGCCCACCTGGGAAGCCAGGGTCATCTGGAAGACCCGGCAGGCCAGGGAACAGTGGACCAGCCGGACTAGTTG GAGTGGCCGGCCCTCCTGGTTTTGGTGGGCCCAAGGGCATGAGGGGGAATCCTGGGCGTGATGGCATCCCGGGGCGGACAGGCCTCAAAGGAGAGCCAG GACGCGGATCTGACATACCTGGCGTAAGAGGACCGCAGGGCAGTCGAG GACCCAAGGGGGATCAAGGCCCTTATGGGTATTCACAAAGTGGACCCCCTGGACCCATAGGTGATACCGGGTTACCGGGACTTCAAGGACCGCCAGGGCCACCAGGGTCACCAGGGGGAAAAGGAGACGGTGGATGCTGTAGAGATGGCGAGAAAGGAAACCCAGGCTACCCTGGGCCACATGGATcacagg GGTACCCTGGGCCTAAAGGGGCTGCTGGGCCTCCAGGTGCAGGAAGTAAAGGACAGAAGGGAGACGCGGGATATCCAGGGCCTGCAggccctaaaggggctctggggAGCTTTGGTGCACACGGACCACCG GGGCCGGGAGGTCCCCAGGGTCCCGCTGGGCCGAGGGGTGATCCTGGATGGCCTGGGTCCCCAGGACAGCCAG GTCCTCCTGGATCGTCCACTGGGGTTCCGGGTGTTAGAGGTCCTCCTGGCAGCCAAGGGCCACCTGGACCTCCAGGCCTTCAGCCCCCGCCGGTTCAAGCTCCGTACACACTCAGGTCTGGCGACCCGGGCCCTCCGGGCAATCCTGGCGCGCCCGGACCACCCGGCTACGGGGGACCGCCCGGGAGGCCAGGACGGACAG GTCCTGCAGGGCCGAGGGGCTTGCCGGGTTATGTGCGCCCAGGACCTCCAGGGTTCCCTGGGAAAAGAGGAGACAAAGGACCTCCTGGCTCCACAG GCCCTATCGGCTACTCAGGCCCCCCTGGTCAGAAAGGCCTGCGAGGTCCACCTGGCTCTGGATACTCAGCGGCCCCTAATGTCTTCTTCCTGGCTCGACATAGCCAGAGTGCCCGCGTGCCCGACTGCCCCTATGGCACAACCCTTCTGCGCAGCGGGTACTCCCTGCTCTTCGTCCTCGCGGGAAAGAGAGGGCACGGGCAAGATCTGG GTGCCATGGGTAGCTGTTTGCCCCGGTTCTCTCCCATCCCTTTCCTGTTCTGTGAGCCAGACTCCACCTGCCACTACGCCGACCGCAGCTACAGCTCCTACTGGCTGTCCACGGACAAAGCCATGCCCAGGAGCATGGACGCTGTCAGCGGAGCCATTCTGTCGGAATACATAAGCAG GTGCGCCGTGTGTGAGACCACCTCTAACGTGATCGCCGTCCACAGCCAGTCCCCTGACGTGCCCGTCTGTCCCCTGGGCTGGCGCTCGCTATGGAACGGCTACTCCTTCGTCATG caAACAGGTGACAGGGCTGAGGGCTCTGGCCAAGCCCTGATCTCTCCTGGCTCGTGTCTGGAGCACTTCCGCCAGGTGCCCTTCATCGAGTGCCATGAGAAAGGCACATGTAACTACTTCCAGGACGCCTACAGCTACTGGCTGGCCACCCTGGACCCCAGGCGCATGTTCAA TAAACCAGTGGCCAGGACTGTGAAGGGCCAATGGCTGAGGAGTGTCATCAGCCGCTGCAATGTCTGCATGAAGCTAAAAtga